From Mastacembelus armatus chromosome 13, fMasArm1.2, whole genome shotgun sequence, one genomic window encodes:
- the mrpl28 gene encoding large ribosomal subunit protein bL28m, whose product MPLLKYSAKVWDAMSLKKGIYARLPKHYLKSLEPKEPTPVHWKPLGVQYRVGPKTGQRERVQDVPIPIYYPPESQDGLWGGEGWISGFRYANNDKMSTRLKKTWKPQLLKRELYSEILDHKFTITVTAHTLDLIDAAFGFDFYILKTTKEDLNSKLGMNLKRAMLLRLARRETELYPSDPTKRDKVYEKYRQFEIPEEEAEWVGLSLEEAVEKQRQLEHKEPEPLFKVYVDQLVEELHTQKLCQPHLMEKK is encoded by the exons ATGCCGCTTCTCAAATATTCTGCTAAAGTCTGGGATGCCATGAGCCTGAAGAAGGGCATCTATGCTCGTCTTCCTAAACACTACCTCAAGTCCCTCGAGCCAAAAGAGCCCACCCCTGTCCACTGGAAGCCCCTGGGGGTTCAGTACAGAGTCGGCCCAAAAACTGGGCAGAGGGAACGGGTGCAGGATGTCCCGATCCCCATCTACTACCCTCCAGAGTCCCAGGACGGCCTGTGGGGTGGCGAGGGCTGGATATCAGGCTTCAGATATGCCAACAATGACAAA ATGTCGACTCGTCTGAAGAAGACCTGGAAACCACAGCTGCTCAAGAGAGAACTGTACAGCGAGATCCTCGATCACAAGTTCACCATCACAGTCACAGCTCATACTCTGGACCTCATTGACGCTGCCTTCGGATTTGACTTTTACATTCTCAAA ACAACAAAGGAAGATCTGAACTCTAAGCTGGGGATGAACCTGAAGAGGGCCATGTTGCTTCGCCTGGCACGCAGAGAAACAGAACTTTACCCCAGCGATCCCACCAAGAGAGACAAGGTCTACGAAAAATACAGG CAGTTTGAGATCccagaggaggaggcagagtgGGTGGGCCTGAGTCTGGAGGAGGCTGTAGAGAAACAGAGGCAGCTGGAGCACAAG GAGCCTGAGCCTCTGTTTAAGGTCTATGTTGACCAGCTGGTCGAAGAGCTGCACACGCAAAAGCTCTGCCAGCCACATCTCATGGAGAAGAAGTGA